A genome region from Acidobacteriota bacterium includes the following:
- a CDS encoding DNA topoisomerase IV subunit A translates to MGNWPPAGDRRSSAGGRESVVALHEIAQEKYLNYALSVITSRALPDVRDGLKPVQRRILFTMWQQNLTADTKCRKCAKVVGDVMGSFHPHGDSAIYDTLARMAQSFSLRYPLIDGSGNFGSLDGDAPAAMRYTECRLARLSDQMLEEIDHDTVPFRPNYDGTKTEPVVLPARLPNLLVNGATGIAVGMATSVPPHNLGEVCTALLRLLDNPDLTSVQLCRYVKGPDFPTGGHVLNSAEELKTIYRTGSGSIRVRGTWESGPTTRGGKTLFVTSIPYMVNKAQLVERIAEVVLSRKLPPLVDVKDVSTDDVRIQLELKKDADEKMVMAYLCKHTPLQTSFPVNLTCLIPTENPEIGRPDRLDLKSILWHFLHFRLDVVTRRLEHELASLNRRIHVLEGFEKVFDVLDEIIRIIRKSDGKADAAGKIMARFELDAEQTDAILELKLYRLARLEILAIRTELDEKRKRARQIGSLLKDEDSRWKLVRADIEALLKQHGSAKADPRRTLIESVEEIEYSADDFIVEEDNVVIVSRDGWVKRQKEVKDLSATRLREGDAVMAVLPGSTRASVVFLTNFGVAYTARIVDTPASTGYGEPIQRLFKFRDGEKVVAAFSLDPRVAPDIEPHKEGEVPPCHAVAVTSDGYSLRFGLDGFVEPSTRAGRRFARPSEGVEVVGVAKIEGSETIIAATAQARAMLCKVDEINFLSGPGKGVILIKLNPDEDRVLGFIASTGDRDLLTVETSRGAEQTISTTKYEVTGRGGKGRELLQRGQFTRIVPVDLAAPAALDGPGE, encoded by the coding sequence ATGGGCAACTGGCCTCCGGCCGGTGATCGCCGCTCGTCGGCAGGCGGGCGTGAATCGGTCGTCGCGCTGCACGAGATCGCCCAGGAGAAGTACCTCAACTACGCCCTGTCGGTCATCACGTCTCGCGCGCTGCCCGACGTTCGCGACGGGTTGAAGCCCGTTCAACGGCGCATCCTCTTCACGATGTGGCAGCAGAATCTCACCGCCGACACCAAGTGCCGGAAGTGCGCGAAAGTCGTCGGTGATGTGATGGGGAGCTTCCATCCGCACGGCGATTCGGCCATCTACGACACGCTGGCCCGGATGGCGCAGTCCTTTTCGCTGCGCTACCCGTTGATCGACGGATCGGGCAACTTCGGATCGCTCGATGGTGACGCGCCAGCCGCGATGCGCTACACCGAATGCCGCCTGGCTCGGCTGTCGGACCAGATGCTCGAGGAGATTGATCACGACACGGTGCCGTTCAGGCCCAACTATGACGGGACCAAGACCGAGCCGGTCGTGCTGCCGGCCAGGCTGCCCAACCTGCTGGTCAACGGCGCGACAGGGATTGCCGTCGGGATGGCCACCAGCGTGCCGCCGCACAATCTCGGCGAGGTCTGCACGGCGCTGCTCAGGCTGCTCGACAATCCCGATCTGACCAGCGTCCAGTTGTGCCGGTACGTGAAAGGCCCGGATTTCCCGACTGGCGGCCACGTGCTCAACAGCGCCGAGGAACTCAAGACGATCTACCGGACCGGATCCGGCAGCATCCGCGTGCGGGGCACCTGGGAGTCGGGGCCGACGACGCGCGGAGGCAAGACGCTGTTTGTGACGAGCATCCCGTACATGGTGAACAAGGCGCAGTTGGTCGAGCGCATTGCCGAGGTCGTGCTCAGCCGGAAGTTGCCGCCGCTGGTGGACGTCAAGGACGTGTCGACCGACGATGTGCGGATCCAGTTGGAGTTGAAGAAGGACGCCGACGAGAAGATGGTGATGGCGTACCTGTGCAAGCACACGCCGCTGCAGACCTCGTTCCCGGTCAACCTGACGTGCCTGATCCCGACCGAGAATCCCGAGATCGGCCGCCCCGATCGCCTCGATCTCAAGTCGATCCTGTGGCACTTCCTGCACTTCCGCCTCGATGTGGTGACCAGGCGGCTCGAGCACGAACTGGCGTCGCTCAACCGGCGCATTCACGTGCTCGAGGGCTTCGAGAAGGTGTTCGACGTCCTCGACGAGATCATCCGCATCATCCGGAAGTCGGATGGCAAGGCGGACGCGGCCGGCAAGATCATGGCGCGGTTCGAGCTCGACGCCGAGCAGACCGATGCCATCCTCGAGCTGAAACTCTATCGGCTGGCGCGGCTGGAAATCCTGGCCATCCGGACTGAGCTGGATGAGAAGCGGAAGCGGGCACGACAGATTGGTTCGCTGCTGAAAGACGAAGACAGCCGCTGGAAGCTGGTGCGCGCCGACATCGAGGCGTTGCTGAAGCAGCACGGGTCAGCGAAGGCCGACCCCCGGCGCACATTGATCGAATCGGTGGAGGAGATTGAATACTCGGCCGACGACTTCATCGTCGAAGAAGACAACGTCGTGATCGTCTCGCGCGACGGGTGGGTAAAGCGGCAGAAGGAAGTGAAGGACCTCTCGGCGACCCGCCTGAGAGAAGGGGATGCCGTGATGGCCGTGCTGCCGGGGAGCACGCGTGCGTCGGTGGTGTTCCTGACCAATTTCGGCGTGGCGTACACGGCGCGAATCGTGGACACACCGGCTTCGACCGGGTATGGCGAACCGATTCAGCGGTTGTTCAAGTTCCGGGACGGCGAGAAGGTCGTGGCGGCGTTCAGTCTGGATCCTCGAGTGGCGCCGGATATCGAGCCGCACAAGGAAGGGGAGGTGCCGCCGTGCCACGCCGTCGCCGTCACCAGCGACGGGTACAGCCTTCGATTCGGGCTGGACGGGTTCGTGGAGCCGAGCACCCGGGCCGGGCGCCGGTTTGCTCGCCCGTCGGAGGGCGTCGAGGTGGTCGGGGTGGCGAAGATCGAGGGCTCCGAGACGATCATTGCGGCGACGGCTCAGGCGCGGGCGATGCTCTGCAAGGTGGACGAGATCAACTTCCTCTCGGGGCCGGGCAAGGGCGTCATTCTCATCAAGCTGAATCCGGACGAAGACCGGGTGCTGGGATTCATCGCCTCGACCGGCGATCGCGATCTGCTGACCGTCGAGACGAGCCGGGGCGCCGAGCAGACCATCAGCACGACCAAGTACGAAGTGACCGGCCGCGGGGGCAAGGGCCGGGAACTTCTGCAACGGGGACAGTTCACACGCATCGTGCCCGTGGATCTGGCGGCGCCGGCTGCGCTCGACGGTCCGGGAGAGTGA
- a CDS encoding CoA pyrophosphatase: MLLADVVETLEAKAGHLPGLDAHLSMAPRPRFGWKPGFAPESARLAAGLILLFPLDGDATVLLTKRSASMPQHSGQVSLPGGAVDPDETIEAAALREAYEEVALDPSAVRVVGRLTPVHIAVSGFVLHPVVGTMTGRPAVHVASTEVDRLIEVPVADLVNPARHRRTTRIRDGIEIEMPFFDVGGEQVWGATAMVLAELVALLGVVPHP; this comes from the coding sequence ATGCTGTTGGCGGATGTTGTGGAGACGCTCGAAGCGAAGGCAGGCCACCTGCCTGGTCTCGACGCCCACCTGAGCATGGCGCCACGGCCTCGCTTCGGCTGGAAGCCGGGTTTCGCGCCGGAGAGCGCGAGACTCGCGGCCGGCCTGATCCTCCTGTTTCCGCTCGACGGTGACGCCACAGTCCTGCTGACCAAGCGCTCGGCGAGTATGCCGCAGCACAGCGGCCAGGTGTCGCTGCCGGGCGGCGCGGTCGATCCCGACGAGACAATTGAGGCCGCGGCGCTCAGAGAGGCCTATGAGGAGGTCGCGCTCGACCCGTCCGCGGTGCGGGTCGTCGGGCGCCTGACCCCGGTGCATATCGCCGTCAGCGGTTTCGTGTTGCATCCGGTCGTCGGCACGATGACGGGACGTCCGGCCGTGCACGTCGCTTCGACGGAAGTTGATCGACTCATCGAGGTACCGGTGGCGGACCTGGTCAATCCCGCCCGCCATCGCCGCACTACGCGCATCAGAGACGGGATCGAGATTGAGATGCCGTTCTTCGATGTCGGTGGCGAGCAGGTGTGGGGCGCGACGGCGATGGTGCTGGCCGAACTGGTCGCGTTGTTGGGAGTGGTGCCTCACCCCTGA
- a CDS encoding prolyl oligopeptidase family serine peptidase: MKRLAVTLALLVWVLVLNPAGAVRDPQAAGDRRAMGLADIVAWKNVGATAISNDGRWLAYRMSPIEGDSDVIVRATDGDKVYTFPVGESPSAAGGPASSGGIGPPPATLRFSEDAKWVAFMVYPTRAESARLRRQRRPIQAKVQLLDLTSSKDLTIENVRRFVYAGERGGWIALQKAPATGGAAGGAAGAAAGAPSGAPAAGAVAGGASDRPKGTDLILHGLTTGLDLNIGNVAEFAFDKSGRWLALIIDAPEKAGNGVQLRDMESGVVTVLDSDKASYERLAWTEKGDGLSVVKGSDDKRYKDKVYAAIGFTGFGAAEPRKTIYDPATDKGFPEGMAISPARGATWAEDLSALLFGIHSLKKADAKPEARPVDPGAEAPAPLAASGAQDDEKVDLVLWHYKDPRLQSQQQVQEETDKNFSFLSVYRVNDKKFIRLADETVRSVNPAPKERFAIGLDVRAYELMSNLDGRRYQDVYVINMQTGERKLALKKAPNMGQPSTDGTKFYYYLDGNYFAYDMASGKSVNLTATVPTSFIDTEDDHNVAKPPRPALGWTKDADAVLLSDGWDIWKVPVAGGAAVNLTVNGKRDGIRYRSILRLDPDERGVDFSVPRYVATFGEYTKKGGVARLDPGKTGVQLLLWDDASFNVQKAGKADVYFYTRSTSKDPADFYVTDASLKPGRKITAVDEQVKAFAWSSGSMLVDYTVTLGKGLPPKKLQGSLFLPANYEKGKTYPTIVYIYEKLTQGHNSFTTPTANGFNKSAYTSNGYAVLQPDITYKVNDPGVSAVACITAALKAAIATGVVDPRHVGLQGHSWGGYQTAFAVTQTDLFAAAIAGAPLTNMVSMYSLIYKNSGSTNQPIFESSQGRFLGGYWDNWEAYVRNSPVNFAKNVKTPLIILHNDKDGAVDFTQGVEYYNTLRRLGKNVIMLEYVGENHGLAKRANQQDYTIRMKEFFDHYLMGKPAPKWMTDGVPRLEMEDHLKERAALKKPPVPEKAKEPVKK; this comes from the coding sequence ATGAAAAGACTGGCTGTGACGTTGGCACTTCTCGTGTGGGTTCTCGTCTTGAATCCGGCCGGGGCCGTTCGCGATCCTCAGGCGGCGGGCGACCGGCGCGCGATGGGCCTCGCGGATATCGTGGCCTGGAAGAACGTGGGCGCGACGGCGATTTCCAACGACGGGCGCTGGCTCGCGTATCGAATGTCGCCCATCGAGGGCGACAGCGATGTGATCGTCCGTGCGACCGATGGCGACAAGGTCTACACGTTCCCGGTGGGTGAATCGCCATCGGCCGCCGGCGGCCCCGCGTCCTCTGGCGGGATCGGCCCGCCTCCGGCCACGCTGCGCTTCTCCGAGGATGCGAAGTGGGTCGCCTTCATGGTGTATCCGACTCGCGCCGAGAGTGCGCGACTCCGGCGGCAGCGGCGCCCGATCCAGGCCAAAGTGCAGTTGCTCGATCTCACCTCCAGCAAGGACCTGACAATCGAGAATGTCCGCCGCTTCGTCTATGCCGGTGAGCGAGGCGGCTGGATTGCCCTGCAGAAGGCGCCGGCGACCGGCGGCGCAGCCGGAGGAGCGGCGGGCGCGGCAGCAGGGGCGCCAAGTGGCGCGCCGGCAGCCGGCGCGGTCGCGGGCGGCGCGAGTGATCGGCCGAAAGGTACCGACCTCATCCTGCACGGGCTTACAACGGGGCTCGATCTCAACATCGGCAACGTCGCCGAGTTCGCCTTCGACAAGAGCGGCCGCTGGCTTGCGCTCATCATTGACGCCCCCGAGAAGGCCGGCAATGGCGTGCAGTTGCGGGACATGGAATCCGGCGTGGTGACGGTGCTCGACAGCGACAAGGCGTCCTACGAACGCCTGGCGTGGACCGAGAAGGGCGACGGCCTCTCCGTCGTGAAGGGCTCCGACGACAAGCGCTACAAAGACAAGGTTTACGCCGCCATCGGGTTCACCGGCTTCGGTGCGGCCGAACCCCGGAAGACGATCTACGACCCGGCCACCGACAAGGGTTTCCCCGAGGGGATGGCGATCAGTCCCGCGCGAGGTGCGACCTGGGCCGAGGACCTGAGCGCCCTGCTATTTGGCATTCACTCGCTCAAGAAGGCCGACGCGAAGCCCGAGGCCAGACCTGTCGACCCTGGCGCCGAGGCGCCAGCACCGTTGGCGGCATCCGGCGCCCAAGACGACGAAAAGGTGGACCTGGTCCTCTGGCACTACAAGGATCCGCGCCTGCAGTCGCAGCAGCAGGTGCAGGAGGAGACGGACAAGAACTTCAGCTTCCTGTCCGTCTACAGGGTCAACGACAAGAAGTTCATCCGCCTCGCTGACGAGACGGTGCGCAGCGTGAACCCCGCGCCGAAGGAGAGGTTCGCGATCGGACTCGACGTCCGCGCGTACGAATTGATGAGCAACCTGGACGGTCGGCGCTATCAGGACGTGTACGTCATCAACATGCAGACAGGCGAGCGGAAGCTGGCGCTCAAGAAGGCCCCGAACATGGGTCAGCCATCGACCGATGGTACGAAGTTCTACTACTACCTCGATGGCAACTACTTCGCGTACGACATGGCGTCTGGGAAATCGGTGAACCTGACGGCGACAGTGCCGACCTCCTTCATCGACACCGAAGACGACCATAACGTCGCCAAGCCGCCGCGGCCTGCCCTCGGCTGGACGAAGGACGCCGACGCCGTGCTTCTGTCGGACGGGTGGGACATTTGGAAGGTGCCCGTGGCGGGTGGCGCCGCGGTCAATCTGACGGTGAACGGCAAGAGGGACGGCATCCGCTACCGCTCAATCCTCCGCCTCGATCCGGACGAGCGTGGCGTCGACTTCTCCGTGCCACGCTACGTGGCGACATTCGGGGAATACACGAAGAAGGGCGGCGTCGCCAGGCTCGATCCGGGCAAGACCGGCGTACAGCTGTTGCTGTGGGACGATGCCAGCTTCAACGTGCAGAAGGCGGGCAAGGCAGACGTCTACTTCTACACCAGGTCCACGTCCAAGGATCCGGCAGATTTCTACGTCACCGACGCCTCGCTCAAGCCCGGCCGGAAGATCACGGCGGTTGACGAACAGGTGAAAGCGTTTGCCTGGTCGAGCGGCTCAATGCTCGTGGACTACACCGTGACACTCGGCAAGGGGCTGCCGCCAAAGAAGCTGCAGGGGTCGCTGTTTCTGCCGGCAAACTACGAGAAGGGCAAGACGTACCCGACGATTGTTTACATCTACGAGAAACTCACGCAAGGTCACAACAGCTTCACGACGCCCACGGCGAACGGCTTCAACAAGTCGGCCTACACGAGCAACGGATACGCGGTGCTTCAGCCAGACATCACCTACAAAGTGAACGACCCTGGTGTGTCGGCCGTGGCGTGCATCACGGCGGCCCTCAAGGCGGCCATCGCGACTGGCGTCGTCGATCCCAGGCATGTCGGGCTACAAGGTCATTCGTGGGGCGGGTACCAGACGGCATTTGCCGTGACCCAGACCGACCTGTTCGCCGCCGCCATCGCCGGAGCGCCGCTGACGAACATGGTCAGCATGTACAGCCTGATCTACAAGAACTCCGGCAGCACGAACCAGCCGATCTTCGAGAGCAGCCAGGGGAGATTCCTTGGCGGCTACTGGGACAACTGGGAGGCGTACGTCCGCAACTCGCCGGTCAACTTCGCGAAGAACGTCAAGACGCCGCTCATCATCCTGCATAACGACAAGGACGGCGCCGTGGATTTCACGCAGGGGGTCGAGTACTACAACACGCTCCGGAGACTCGGAAAGAACGTGATCATGCTGGAGTACGTCGGCGAGAACCACGGCCTGGCGAAGCGGGCGAACCAGCAGGACTACACGATCCGCATGAAGGAGTTCTTCGACCACTACCTGATGGGCAAGCCCGCGCCCAAGTGGATGACCGACGGGGTGCCGAGGCTCGAGATGGAGGACCATCTCAAGGAGCGGGCGGCGTTGAAGAAACCCCCGGTCCCGGAGAAGGCCAAGGAACCGGTCAAGAAGTAG